The Amycolatopsis coloradensis sequence CGCCGCCCGGGTCGACCGCGGGTCGAGGGCGTTGGCGGCCAGGCGGAAGAGGACCGCCCGCAGGAGAAGCTGAGGCCATTCGGGCAGATGCGCCCAGCGTTCGAGGAGATCGATGGTGGCGCCGCCCCAGGCCAGCGCGTCGACCGCGACGATCGCGGCGCCCCATTCACCCGGCCGGTAGTACGGCACGAAATCGACGATGCCGGGGGCCGCGTCACCGTCGAACAGCACGCCGGCGAGGAGCTCCCCGTGGACGACCTGGTCCGGCAGTTTGACGGGTCTTCGCGAGCCGGCCAGCACCTCGAACCAGCGGCCGCCCTTGTTCTCGTCGAGGGACGTTTCCGCCTCGCCCCAAGCGAGTTTGTCGGCCAGTGCCTCGATATCGGTGCGCCGTCCCAGGAAATCCGGCCTCGGCAGCCCGGCCGTCGCGCGATGCAGTTTGACCGCCGCGTGCACGACCTCGTCGTACCGGTGCTCGGCCGTGCCGGACACGAACCGGTTCGCCGACCAGCCGCCGACGATCCATCGGCCGTCGCTGGACCGGACGGGCTTCGCGACCCGCAGCCCCGGCTCGTCGACGGCTTCCAGCGCCCTGGCCGTCCACAGGGTCCGCGACTTGTCGACGACGGGTTTGAGCACGAGATCGTTGTAGCGCCAGGCGGTGGTGCCGGGCAGCGGTTCCGCGTCACCGGTACGTCCGCCGAACGCCGAACAGACGTGTTCCGGAGGGCTTTCAAGGGTGGCACGCACGGCTCGGCACGTTACCCCGTCTTC is a genomic window containing:
- a CDS encoding TIGR02569 family protein; amino-acid sequence: MRATLESPPEHVCSAFGGRTGDAEPLPGTTAWRYNDLVLKPVVDKSRTLWTARALEAVDEPGLRVAKPVRSSDGRWIVGGWSANRFVSGTAEHRYDEVVHAAVKLHRATAGLPRPDFLGRRTDIEALADKLAWGEAETSLDENKGGRWFEVLAGSRRPVKLPDQVVHGELLAGVLFDGDAAPGIVDFVPYYRPGEWGAAIVAVDALAWGGATIDLLERWAHLPEWPQLLLRAVLFRLAANALDPRSTRAAHDGLRAAARDVSAVL